The Xenopus laevis strain J_2021 chromosome 5L, Xenopus_laevis_v10.1, whole genome shotgun sequence genome has a segment encoding these proteins:
- the LOC121393969 gene encoding late cornified envelope-like proline-rich protein 1, producing the protein MCPMVCLKMCPMVCLKMCPMVCLKVCAKMCPMVCLKVCPMVCLKVCAKMCPMVCLKMCPMVCLKMCPMVCLKVCAKMCPMVCLKMCPMVCLKMCPMVCLKVCAKMCPMVCLKMCPMVCLKMCPMVCLKVCAEGHVSKECN; encoded by the coding sequence ATGTGTCCCATGGTGTGTCTCAAGATGTGTCCCATGGTGTGTCTCAAGATGTGTCCCATGGTGTGTCTCAAGGTGTGTGCCAAGATGTGTCCCATGGTGTGTCTCAAGGTGTGTCCCATGGTGTGTCTCAAGGTGTGTGCCAAGATGTGTCCCATGGTGTGTCTCAAGATGTGTCCCATGGTGTGTCTCAAGATGTGTCCCATGGTGTGTCTCAAGGTGTGTGCCAAGATGTGTCCCATGGTGTGTCTCAAGATGTGTCCCATGGTGTGTCTCAAGATGTGTCCCATGGTGTGTCTCAAGGTGTGTGCCAAGATGTGTCCCATGGTGTGTCTCAAGATGTGTCCCATGGTGTGTCTCAAGATGTGTCCCATGGTGTGTCTCAAGGTGTGTGCCGAGGGCCATGTCAGTAAGGAGTGCAACTAA
- the fndc4.L gene encoding fibronectin type III domain-containing protein 4 isoform X2 has translation MTCVSSVTLRSKGCMWGLTVLDMAHIPMYLSPAVLVLFSCDLCLVRANRPPSPVNVTVTHLKANSATVNWDVPEGDIIIGYAISQQRQDGQIHRFIREVNTTNRACVLWDLEEDTDYIIQVQSIGLYSESQASKRIHFRTLKATDKVPSNSSNQGDITVQGVDKERQLETGEIIIIVAVLLMWAAVIALFCRQYDIIKDNDSNNNKEKTKPSSEQSTPERQTGGLLRKKNPSVNIIEV, from the exons ATGACTTGTGTTTCTTCTGTGACCCTGCGATCCAAGGGCTGCATGTGGGGTCTGACAGTGCTGGATATGGCCCATATTCCAATGTATCTGAGCCCAGCAGTGCTGGTTCTGTTCAGCTGCGACCTCTGCCTGGTGAGAGCAA ACAGGCCACCATCTCCAGTCAATGTGACAGTTACACATCTAAAGGCCAACTCAGCCACTGTGAACTGGGATGTGCCTGAAGGAGACATTATCATTGGATATGCAATCTCACAGCAG AGACAAGACGGACAGATTCACAGGTTCATACGAGAGGTGAACACAACCAACCGAGCCTGtgtgctctgggacctggaggAAGACACCGACTACATTATCCAAGTGCAGTCTATTGGGCTGTACAGCGAGAGTCAGGCCAGCAAGAGGATCCATTTCCGCACGCTGAAGGCAACAGACAAAGTGCCCTCTAACAGCTCCAATCAGG GAGATATCACAGTCCAGGGGGTGGATAAGGAACGGCAGCTGGAAACTGGGGAGATAATCATCATTGTGGCCGTGTTGCTTATGTGGGCAG CTGTAATTGCGCTCTTCTGTCGACAATATGATATCATTAAAGATAATGATTCTAACAACAACAAAGAGAAGACAAAACCGTCATCGGAACagagcactccggagcggcagacGGGGGGCTTACTGCGGAAG
- the fndc4.L gene encoding fibronectin type III domain-containing protein 4 isoform X1 has product MTCVSSVTLRSKGCMWGLTVLDMAHIPMYLSPAVLVLFSCDLCLVRANRPPSPVNVTVTHLKANSATVNWDVPEGDIIIGYAISQQRQDGQIHRFIREVNTTNRACVLWDLEEDTDYIIQVQSIGLYSESQASKRIHFRTLKATDKVPSNSSNQGDITVQGVDKERQLETGEIIIIVAVLLMWAAVIALFCRQYDIIKDNDSNNNKEKTKPSSEQSTPERQTGGLLRKKKNPSVNIIEV; this is encoded by the exons ATGACTTGTGTTTCTTCTGTGACCCTGCGATCCAAGGGCTGCATGTGGGGTCTGACAGTGCTGGATATGGCCCATATTCCAATGTATCTGAGCCCAGCAGTGCTGGTTCTGTTCAGCTGCGACCTCTGCCTGGTGAGAGCAA ACAGGCCACCATCTCCAGTCAATGTGACAGTTACACATCTAAAGGCCAACTCAGCCACTGTGAACTGGGATGTGCCTGAAGGAGACATTATCATTGGATATGCAATCTCACAGCAG AGACAAGACGGACAGATTCACAGGTTCATACGAGAGGTGAACACAACCAACCGAGCCTGtgtgctctgggacctggaggAAGACACCGACTACATTATCCAAGTGCAGTCTATTGGGCTGTACAGCGAGAGTCAGGCCAGCAAGAGGATCCATTTCCGCACGCTGAAGGCAACAGACAAAGTGCCCTCTAACAGCTCCAATCAGG GAGATATCACAGTCCAGGGGGTGGATAAGGAACGGCAGCTGGAAACTGGGGAGATAATCATCATTGTGGCCGTGTTGCTTATGTGGGCAG CTGTAATTGCGCTCTTCTGTCGACAATATGATATCATTAAAGATAATGATTCTAACAACAACAAAGAGAAGACAAAACCGTCATCGGAACagagcactccggagcggcagacGGGGGGCTTACTGCGGAAG